The Heliorestis convoluta genome includes the window TGAAAGCGATAGCCTAATTTATAGAATACCCTGTTGATACCAAAAGATGTAGCGCGGGCTAAGGTGTAGCAGCAGTAAGGGCCACTCTCTTTGATCTCTTTTTCAAGTTCGGGAATAAGTCGCTCTGTCAAAGATAGGCCGCGGTGTTCTGGGTGAGTGGCGCAGTCTGTAATCTCGTAGCCCTGCCATTCTCTTTCGGGATAGGTGGCGGCCATGCTGACGAGCTTTCCTTGATGAAAAACACCGGCAAAAAGGCATCCTTTGGAGAAGAGTTCTTGGATATAGGAAGGATTTTCCACTGGACTGGGGTAGCTTGCAAAAACTTCCTTGAGCAGCCCTGAGATGGCAAAGCTATCTTTGCGTTGCAAAGAGCGTATCTCGTAAGCATCAGGAATGGGTGAGAGGTTTTTGATAGGTCTTTTCGTCAGTTCTTGTAGAACCTTTTGTTCTGCTTCAAGATTTTTGGAGACGCCACGCTCTTGATCTATATAGTAAGCCAGAGAGGCCAATGTTTTCTCATCTATATGACTTTCTACAATTCCTTCGAGAACAAAACCTTGATCAAGCCAGTGACCTAGATCTTGCACTGATGTCCAGAGCCAGATCTTTTCTAAGCCTTCGTTTCTGGCGATCTTTCGTAGTTTTGGTGTCGATTTTGGAGATATGGGGGATCGAATAGAGGTTACGATCAATCGTCGATTGTGCGGGTCCTTTTGCAGGTTGGAAGTAGCATAGGCTTTATAATCTCGTTGGCAATTCTCTGAAGTATAAGTCTTTTTACATGATATCATCGGTTTTCCACCGCCGCTTCACGGTAGTAGTTACTGTTTCTTCGGCGATCTCGTTGATTGTCTTGTGGTATAAGACATACTTTTTCTCCACGGAATAGCTTGGCTAGGCCAGCGCGACTTGCTTTTTTGGAATTGCAATTTTTCTCACAACTATCGCAAGCACTTTGTTTGTCGCGAGGCTCTTGATAGACTGTAATCAGACCTTCGTAATTACGTAAGACCACTTGGTCGCCTGACTGAGAAATTAGGTACGTTGGTTGAACAGGAATCTTTCCGCCTCCACCGGGTGCATCGACAACGAAGGTAGGTACGGCTAACCCAGATGTATGGCCACGCAATGTTTCTATAATTTGAATGCCTTTACTTACAGAGGTACGGAAATGCTCAATACCTCGAGAAAGGTCACACTGGTAGAGGTAGTATGGGCGGATACGTATTTTTACAAGCTTATGCAAGAGTTCTTTCATAGTGATAGGGCAGTCGTTAACACCTTTTAATAAAACAGCTTGATTGCCTAGAGGTACGCCAGCATTGGCTAGCAAGGCAATGGCTTTTTCTGATTCTGCTGTTATTTCTTTCGGATGATTAAAATGAGTGTTCACCCATACAGGATGATGCTTTTGAATAATTTCGATTAGCTTTGGTGTAATCCGCTGTGGCATTACGACAGGCGCTCTTGTACCTATACGGATAATTTCTACATGTGGAATTTTGCGTAAAGAGGAAAGGAGATAGTCTAACATTTCATCGCTAATGCAAAGCCCATCGCCACCTGATATTAGGACATCGCGAATGTCGGGTACAGAACGAATATAGTTAAGAGCCTGGTTAAGCTCCTTTTTACTTCTTTGTTTATCTTTTGTTCCCGCAAAGCGCCTTCTAGTACAATGTCGACAATACATGGCGCACTGATCAGTCGTTAACAAAAGAACGCGATCGGGATAACGGTGTGTCAACCCTGGAACGGGAGAGTCGCTATCTTCATGAAGAGGATCGTCTTGATCGGCCGGTGAAGATTGTAGCTCTAAAGCAGAAGGGATAGACTGTAAACGAATGGGGCAACGGCTGTCCTTCTGATCGATGAGTGTAAAGTAATAGGGTGTGATAGCCATACGGAAACTATCAAGGCATTGTTGGATACTCTGGGCTTCTGTATCTGTAAGTGTCATTTTCGTTCGTAGGTCTTCTAGTGTGGTGATACGATTGGCCATTTGCCAGGTCCAATCGTTCCATTGTTCATCTGTAGCCTGAGGCCAAAAGCGTTTTCGAGATTCGGTCATTCTCATCCTCCTAGAATTTCGTAAGACTGGCACAAAAATAAAAAAGCTCTCGCTAAAGGAGCAACAAGAGCTTGTGGTTTCAAGTACTAATGAAGAAGAAACCCTGTTCGTGCCAGACCGAGATACTGCTCTTTTCGCGCTTACGAAGTTAGCTGTCGGATTCGGACCAAAGAGCAGGTCCTACCAGTTCAAGAACTGGATTCACCCCATAACGAGTGGGTCCTCCGCTTCCACCGTAGTTGTGGAACTCAGCGCTGGTCTTTATGATGATGTCCTTATTTAGGATATCATGTATAGATTATGCTTGTAAAACAGAAAGAGGAACCTTCTGGCTCCTCTTTCCGGTACGTCGTAGGCTCTATAGGCTTTGTTCTTCTTTAGGGCATGATAACAATAAATTGG containing:
- the ablB gene encoding putative beta-lysine N-acetyltransferase, translated to MISCKKTYTSENCQRDYKAYATSNLQKDPHNRRLIVTSIRSPISPKSTPKLRKIARNEGLEKIWLWTSVQDLGHWLDQGFVLEGIVESHIDEKTLASLAYYIDQERGVSKNLEAEQKVLQELTKRPIKNLSPIPDAYEIRSLQRKDSFAISGLLKEVFASYPSPVENPSYIQELFSKGCLFAGVFHQGKLVSMAATYPEREWQGYEITDCATHPEHRGLSLTERLIPELEKEIKESGPYCCYTLARATSFGINRVFYKLGYRFQGRLINNCHIAGDFEDMNLWVKP
- the ablA gene encoding lysine 2,3-aminomutase, which codes for MTESRKRFWPQATDEQWNDWTWQMANRITTLEDLRTKMTLTDTEAQSIQQCLDSFRMAITPYYFTLIDQKDSRCPIRLQSIPSALELQSSPADQDDPLHEDSDSPVPGLTHRYPDRVLLLTTDQCAMYCRHCTRRRFAGTKDKQRSKKELNQALNYIRSVPDIRDVLISGGDGLCISDEMLDYLLSSLRKIPHVEIIRIGTRAPVVMPQRITPKLIEIIQKHHPVWVNTHFNHPKEITAESEKAIALLANAGVPLGNQAVLLKGVNDCPITMKELLHKLVKIRIRPYYLYQCDLSRGIEHFRTSVSKGIQIIETLRGHTSGLAVPTFVVDAPGGGGKIPVQPTYLISQSGDQVVLRNYEGLITVYQEPRDKQSACDSCEKNCNSKKASRAGLAKLFRGEKVCLIPQDNQRDRRRNSNYYREAAVENR